A part of Periophthalmus magnuspinnatus isolate fPerMag1 chromosome 19, fPerMag1.2.pri, whole genome shotgun sequence genomic DNA contains:
- the LOC117387803 gene encoding integrin alpha-D-like translates to MYWIIFFSVLRSIGGFNIEPVAWRSFTNPALGFGHKVIQKQNGLLVSAPLQQDAQQRGQIYECSPTTTTCRKIQLKLPDYAVNSSLGLAMAFNPRNEKSLVCGPTIPKDCRSITMYNGLCLEIDQNNGLRRTTPRSTADCPSQPADIAFLLDGSGSVDPADFSKMKQFVINVIKSFLGKDSRFAIIQFSHLFQISYYFNNFEISGSWKSQIKNIRQLGGGTYTATAIQRVVDEVFIPSNGNRPNANNVLIVITDGESNDKAYLPGASEAANRKNIIIFAIGVGNSFNKADAKNELITIAASEDRVFQVQGFDALDKIRQTLQEKIFSIEGTQTGGETLKMEMSQLGFGAAFLSEGFQMTAVGANEWKGALLKYTNSGTMTSSYEPKDIDNDSYLGYSIAIANTVAGTFTAVGAPRYQHRGIVMYVYSIYSQQRIDPVDWQFQSGEYFGAEVCTMDVNGDSFTDLLLISAPMYIERDREGRVYVCDVTDRIVDCHFDSPLILRGASERGRFGSSLAVLPDLNADNLADLAVGAPLENDGQGTIYIYHGSGFRRITPTYSQRITASEVKSGLTFFGTSISPTSLDQSNDGLPDLMVGSKGTVVLLRSKPIVKVDATISFTPQLIPTQNNDCSKPLHATATVCFTMSKVTTLDQAQAKINYTFTLDATRIVPNNRAFINEKQPDTTGSLTITLNHEGCVPINFFIQSCPEDALNPLYNELRFTFESLTSPQSLKPSLSQQSPTTVSKDLGFEINCGLDDTCTDQLIVDFNFTRSSVVRVGIDDLLNITVSLENTEENSYDTRVILTYPSGFSYRKFIGLQGRIDCNSVDSENSLIRGRTECFIDKPIFKSKAKAFFVVSYGFNTNSQLDRRIFVTANTTSGNVQSSSLSQRYKIREIDVKYSISVTIGSSHSYTNFTFGENDLQKPVNQSVKVTNEIRALNFSVVIRVPVKLGKKDIWVDSDSLQIADCQIDKDEEPTVTDFVPQIQESKFVNCTVAKCRVFRCTRVMSQTESKDYIISANLSSGWIEQIGLKSAKFHLISTAVLEYDTDRFIFYSAENNPVKIEAEVEVYTEVDFTKEIIGGSLGALALLLLLTAGLYKAGFFKTKYQQKITHEAQGPEEALDGAPEEPTA, encoded by the exons ATGTATTGGATAATATTTTTCTCAG TGTTACGGAGTATAGGTGGTTTTAACATTGAACCTGTAGCTTGGAGATCTTTCACTAACCCTGCGCTAGGATTTGGACACAAGGTGATTCAGAAACAAAATGG CTTACTGGTCAGTGCTCCTCTTCAGCAGGATGCACAACAACGAGGACAGATCTATGAGTGTTCCCCGACAACAACAACCTGCAGGAAAATACAGCTTAAAT tgcCAGATTATGCAGTGAACTCCTCTCTTGGATTGGCAATGGCATTTAACCCCAGAAATGAAAAGTCTCTG GTTTGTGGGCCAACCATTCCAAAGGATTGCAGGAGCATCACCATGTACAATGGTCTGTGTTTAGAGATTGATCAAAATAACGGTCTCAGAAGAACCACGCCTAGGTCTACTGCAG ATTGCCCAAGCCAACCAGCCGACATTGCATTTCTGTTAGATGGTTCGGGCAGTGTAGATCCAGCAGATTTCTCAAAAATGAAGCAGTTTGTCATCAATGTGATCAAATCCTTTCTTGGAAAAGATTCAAGG tttgccATCATAcagttttcacatttatttcaaattagTTATTATTTCAACAATTTTGAAATCAGCGGGTCCTggaaatcacaaataaaaaacataagacAGTTGGGAGGAGGCACTTATACAGCCACAGCAATACAAAGAGTTGT AGATGAAGTCTTCATACCATCAAACGGTAATCGGCCAAATGCAAATAATGTATTGATTGTCATTACTGATGGAGAGTCCAACGATAAAGCTTACTTACCAGGAGCTAGCGAAGCAGCAAatagaaaaaacataattatatttgcCATTGGG GTTGGGAATTCATTTAATAAAGCAGATGCAAAGAATGAGCTTATAACTATTGCAGCATCTGAAGACCGTGTCTTTCAAGTTCAGGGCTTTGATGCTCTTGATAAAATAAGACAGACTCTGCAGGAAAAAATCTTTTCTATTGAAG GAACTCAAACAGGTGGGGAGACGTTGAAAATGGAAATGTCCCAGTTGGGCTTTGGTGCAGCGTTTCTTAGTGAG gGATTTCAAATGACAGCTGTTGGTGCCAACGAGTGGAAAGGAGCACTGCTGAAGTACACCAACTCTGGCACCATGACGAGTTCCTATGAGCCTAAAGACATTGACAATGACAGTTACCTTG GATATTCCATAGCTATTGCAAATACTGTGGCGGGGACATTTACAGCTGTTGGTGCTCCACGGTATCAACACAGGGGCATTGTAATGTATGTTTATAGCATTTACAGTCAGCAGAGGATTGATCCAGTGGATTGGCAG TTTCAGAGTGGTGAATATTTTGGGGCAGAGGTTTGTACAATGGATGTCAATGGCGACAGCTTCACTGACCTGCTCCTGATATCTGCACCAATGTATATAGAGAGGGACAGGGAAGGAAGAGTCTATGTTTGCGACGTAACTGATCGG attgtGGATTGTCACTTTGATTCTCCATTAATCCTGAGGGGGGCATCAGAAAGAGGAAGGTTTGGGTCATCTCTTGCTGTACTGCCAGATCTGAATGCAGATAATTTGGCTGATTTAGCTGTGGGAGCCCCTTTGGAGAATGATGGTCAAGGCACTATTTATATTTACCATGGCTCTGGGTTTAGGAGGATTACTCCTACCTATTCACAG AGAATTACTGCCTCAGAAGTAAAGTCCGGTTTGACTTTCTTTGGCACGTCAATCAGTCCAACGTCATTGGACCAAAGCAACGATGGCCTGCCAGACTTGATGGTGGGTTCAAAAGGGACTGTTGTCCTTCTCAG GTCCAAACCAATTGTAAAAGTAGATGCTACAATTTCCTTCACACCACAGCTGATCCCAACTCAGAATAACGACTGTTCAAAACCTCTACATGCCACTGCTACTGTCTGCTTCACGATGTCCAAAGTCACCACACTAGATCAAG CTCAGGCAAAAATcaattatacttttactttggatgCAACACGCATTGTCCCAAATAACCGGGCATTCATCAATGAGAAACAACCAGACACAACCGGAAGTCTCACCATTACATTGAACCATGAGGGATGCGTTCCTATCAATTTCTTTATACAG TCATGTCCTGAAGATGCTCTCAATCCTCTTTACAATGAGCTGCGCTTCACATTTGAAAGCTTGACTTCCCCCCAGAGCCTCAAACCAAGTCTCTCTCAACAGTCACCCACAACAGTCAGCAAAGAC ttgGGGTTTGAGATCAACTGTGGGTTGGATGACACATGTACTGACCAACTCATAGTGGACTTTAACTTCACCAG GTCTTCTGTGGTCCGAGTAGGCATTGATGATTTGCTCAACATCACAGTGTCATTAGAAAATACAGAGGAAAATTCCTACGATACCAGAGTCATTCTGACATATCCCTCTGGATTTTCCTACCGGAAGTTCATTGGACTTCAA GGGAGAATTGACTGTAACTCAGTGGACAGTGAAAACAGTTTGATACGAGGACGGACAGAATGCTTTATTGATAAGCCTATTTTTAAGAGCAAAGCAAAG GCCTTTTTTGTTGTCTCATATGGCTTTAACACCAACAGTCAACTTGACAGGAGGATTTTTGTCACTGCAAACACAACCAG TGGTAATGTGCAGTCGTCCTCATTGTCTCAGCGATACAAAATAAGAGAAATTGATGTAAAATACAGCATTTCAGTGACAATTGGAAG TTCACACAGCTACACCAATTTTACGTTTGGTGAAAATGATCTGCAGAAGCCAGTCAATCAGTCAGTTAAG GTTACAAATGAGATCAGAGCATTGAATTTCTCTGTGGTGATCCGAGTGCCAGTAAAACTTGGCAAGAAGGACATCTGGGTAGACTCTGATTCTTTGCAG ATTGCAGACTGTCAAATAGACAAGGATGAAGAGCCAACTGTGACAGATTTTGTTCCACAAATACAGGAGAGCAAGTTTGTG AACTGCACTGTGGCCAAATGCAGGGTTTTCAGGTGTACTCGCGTCATGAGTCAAACAGAGAGTAAAGATTATATCATCTCTGCAAACCTCAGTTCAGGATGGATTGAGCAG ATTGGACTAAAGTCAGCCAAGTTTCACCTCATCAGCACAGCTGTCCTGGAGTATGATACAGACCGGTTTATTTTCTATTCAGCTGAGAACAACCCCGTCAAG attgaAGCAGAAGTAGAAGTGTATACTGAGGTAGACTTCACTAAAGAAATCATTGGAGGATCTCTGGGAGCACTGgcactgctgctgttactgaCAGCCGGCTTATACAAG GCTGGATTTTTCAAGACTAAATACCAACAGAAGATTACTCATGAGGCCCAAGGACCGGAAGAGGCTCTTGATGGTGCACCAGAAGAACCAACAGCTTAA